CTAAATAAATATAAGCCTCTTTTTGAGTAATAGCTAAAGTTCTAATCTTGTTTTCTGTAACTCGAGAGGCAGTAATGTTAGCTATACATCCATTCTCAAAAACCATTTGAATATTAGCAATATCTTCATAACTTGAAACCACGCTCTGGGCTGCTACGTTTATATTCTTGACTGGAGAATTTACTAAGTTTAAGACAATATCTACATCATGAATAACCAAGTCCAACACCACTCCAGTATCATTAATTCGACCATTATAAGGACCTAAGCGACGACACTCAATAAAGATAGGATTAGTCACGATATTCTTCAGCTCTCCAACAGCCGCATTAAATCTTTCTACATGGCCTACTTTTAAGATGACCTTTTTGGAGATGGCTAAATCAGTCAGCTCTTGAGCCTGGGATAAATCTTCAGTCATTGGTTTTTCTAAGAGTACATGAACCTTAGCCTTTAAAAATTCTTTAGCTACTTCATAATGGAGATAAGTAGGCACTGCAATAGTTACTGCTTCTACCTGATCTAATATTTTTCTATAATTTGTGTAAGCTTGGACATTATATCTCTTGGCTATTTTATTAACTCTTTCTTCGTCTGGATCAACAACCCCAATTAAATTAACATTGGGAATTTCTGAATAAGTACGAACATGATACTCTCCCATATGACCTGTACCTATTACTCCTACGTTAATCTTTTCCATTACTTCATCCTTTCTAAAAGAAACAGACTTATTTAAGTTTTATGGCTCTTCTATCAAAGCTAAAGCTTCTATCAGGTAGTAATTAGCTTTTTGATAATCTTTTAATAAAGAATACTTAAAAGATAGATCTCTTAATTCTTTAACTTCTAAGAGTAAGGCTGTATTCTTCAGAAACCCGTAAGTTTTTTTATATTGATATAATTTTTCAAAGAGAAGCAACCTGGTTTTATATAAATCTTCTTTAGCTTCATGGATATCTTCTCTCTTATCTATCCTCTTATCTATGTTAGGCTTATCCCGAGGAAGATCTTCATTGGGCATATCTTCAAAAGGAGGAATCTTTTTTACTTCAGGTAAATTTTCTTTGACTAAGATTTTTTCACGCAGACAAGAAGAAGACAAGAAAAAAAGTAAAGATATAAAGAAAAAGGCTAACTTATGGTTCTTCATAAATAGTCTAAAAATGTGGACCAATCATTCTCCTTGACTTTTTAAATCTTCTAAACTTTTTACTTCTTTTTTAGTATTCTGTAGCTATCTTGATGGCTTTTACGGCTAAAGACTTTGATAAGCCTAAATTATCTATAGCTTTTGGATAGTCTTTTTTGGTAAAATAATCATTAGCTTTATTAAAATACTCCTCACTTAAGCTTAAGACCTTTTTTGCTTCTTTTTCATTGCTCAAAACTACCTTCTCTTTGGCTTCTTCAATTAACTCCTTACCTTGGAGGAGTTTTCTTTGAATAACTTGATCGGGACTTTCTTCCTCCATCTTCTTTATGGATAAAAGACCATACTTTAAAGCTTCCTCTATCTCTCTTTCTGCCTCTGAATAATCTTCAGTTACATAAAAAGATAAAAGAGCTTTCTTTTGGATCTCTTCAGCTTTATCTAAATATTCTTTAGCTTCTTTATTTCTTTCTTCCTGATTTAAATCCTTTGCTTCTATTAAGATCTTCTCTAATTGCTTCATCTTGGCAGAAATAGTTTCAAATTTTGATCTCTCTTCGCCTTCTTCTTCTAT
The window above is part of the bacterium genome. Proteins encoded here:
- a CDS encoding Gfo/Idh/MocA family oxidoreductase, which gives rise to MEKINVGVIGTGHMGEYHVRTYSEIPNVNLIGVVDPDEERVNKIAKRYNVQAYTNYRKILDQVEAVTIAVPTYLHYEVAKEFLKAKVHVLLEKPMTEDLSQAQELTDLAISKKVILKVGHVERFNAAVGELKNIVTNPIFIECRRLGPYNGRINDTGVVLDLVIHDVDIVLNLVNSPVKNINVAAQSVVSSYEDIANIQMVFENGCIANITASRVTENKIRTLAITQKEAYIYLDYANQDLHIHRQASSKYILSREMLRYKQESFIERLFVHRDNPLKLELKDFIECILTKNQSFEELQDNLKSLEITLEILRKAKL